In the genome of Raphanus sativus cultivar WK10039 chromosome 4, ASM80110v3, whole genome shotgun sequence, one region contains:
- the LOC108849226 gene encoding transcription activator GLK2, protein MLTVSPLVANTASRDHYMAADFADFTTDGLPDFTAAEGSLDVLEGIDFYDDLFIEFNGDDVLPDLEIDSDVLGEYSGSGRDEDQEMEGNTSAASETSERDGGRCKPEGGASLDKTVRQGKRKGKKIKGCFSNDTGIKKKPKVDWTPELHRNFVQAVEKLGVDKAVPSRILEIMNVKSLNRHNVASHLQKYRSHRKHLLAREAEAASWNLRRHATVAVPEGEKLSMAHPALGYPPHVTPLHQGHFRPLHVWGHPTWPKHKPNNPSSSPHRTFPIPPAVAVAPSCWPGQPPYWHLRPLYPQGYGMASSNNSSIGVPTRQLGPTNPPIDIHPSNESIDAAIGDVITKPWLPLPLGLNPPSVDGVMTELQRQGVSNVPPLP, encoded by the exons ATGTTAACTGTGTCGCCACTTGTCGCCAACACCGCCTCAAGGGATCATTACATGGCGGCAGATTTCGCAGATTTTACGACGGACGGCTTGCCGGACTTCACTGCGGCCGAAGGAAGTCTCGACGTTCTTGAAGGAATCGATTTCTACGACGACCTTTTCATTGAGTTCAATGGAGATGATGTTTTGCCTGACCTGGAGATTGATTCGGATGTTCTCGGGGAATATTCCGGCAGCGGAAGAGATGAAGACCAAGAAATGGAGGGAAACACTTCGGCGGCGTCGGAGACATCTGAGAGAGACGGTGGCCGGTGTAAGCCTGAAGGTGGTGCTAGTTTGGACAAAACGGTGCGTCAAGGCAAACGCAAAGGGAAGAAAATTAAAGGTTGTTTTTCCAACGACACCGGAATTAAGAAAAAACCAAAG GTGGACTGGACGCCGGAGTTACACCGGAATTTTGTACAAGCGGTGGAAAAATTAGGGGTGGATAAGGCGGTGCCGTCACGGATTTTGGAGATTATGAATGTCAAATCACTCAATCGTCACAACGTAGCTAGCCATCTCCAG AAATATAGGTCACATCGAAAGCATTTACTAGCCCGTGAAGCAGAAGCTGCGAGCTGGAACCTCCGACGGCATGCCACAGTGGCAGTGCCTGAAGGAGAAAAGCTAAGTATGGCTCATCCTGCCTTAGGCTATCCACCACATGTGACACCGTTACATCAGGGCCACTTCAGGCCTTTGCACGTGTGGGGTCATCCTACGTGGCCTAAACACAAGCCTAACAATCCATCATCGTCTCCTCATCGGACGTTTCCAATTCCTCCGGCTGTTGCAGTAGCTCCGTCGTGTTGGCCAGGTCAACCGCCATATTGGCACCTACGACCACTCTATCCACAG GGATATGGTATGGCTTCATCGAATAATTCAAGCATTGGTGTTCCTACAAGACAATTAGGCCCCACTAATCCTCCCATCGACATTCATCCC TCTAATGAGAGCATAGACGCCGCTATAGGAGACGTTATAACAAAGCCGTGGCTACCTCTTCCTCTGGGACTGAATCCACCGTCAGTTGATGGCGTCATGACGGAGTTACAACGTCAAGGCGTTTCAAATGTTCCTCCTCTTCCTTGA